A single Acidaminococcus sp. DNA region contains:
- a CDS encoding phosphoethanolamine transferase, whose translation MITLTVIALGIIIGLAAALQKGTRSTECLYHHRKGLLPISLIIICYGTFNFGANVFPLDQLFHLMQKQGAIRAFVDLERNIDKNGTQFSISGTAALPHTLPGTVILVLGESANRDEMSAFTSMDCDTTPWERSKSKDSQFYFFPHSYANFPNTIMALTQALTSVNQYNHEPISHAVDIMTLAKKAGYTTYWFSTQSQNSVSDSAITVIAKQADHAIWTRGYDEGLLSLLESVPASQNNFIILHLMGSHFRYDKRVSPSFAHEQGWTPLSKNHKKEWYRRSLFYTDTLLKKIYEYGTSYLNLQSMIYCSDHGEKESLSKFCP comes from the coding sequence ATGATAACCCTTACGGTCATCGCTTTGGGAATCATTATCGGCCTCGCTGCTGCCCTGCAGAAGGGAACCCGTTCCACAGAATGTCTTTACCATCATCGTAAAGGACTTCTCCCGATTTCCCTTATCATCATCTGTTATGGAACATTCAATTTTGGAGCGAATGTCTTTCCCTTAGATCAATTGTTCCATCTTATGCAGAAACAAGGAGCAATCCGCGCTTTCGTTGATTTGGAAAGAAATATCGATAAAAATGGTACCCAATTCTCGATTTCCGGCACTGCGGCCCTCCCCCACACGCTTCCCGGTACCGTGATCCTGGTTCTTGGTGAAAGTGCCAATCGGGATGAAATGTCCGCTTTCACCTCGATGGATTGCGACACAACTCCGTGGGAACGTTCAAAATCAAAAGACAGTCAGTTCTATTTTTTCCCTCACTCCTATGCAAATTTTCCAAATACCATAATGGCGCTCACCCAGGCATTGACCAGTGTCAACCAATATAATCATGAACCCATCAGTCACGCAGTCGATATCATGACCCTTGCAAAAAAAGCCGGTTACACCACCTACTGGTTTTCTACGCAGTCTCAAAACAGCGTATCTGATTCAGCCATCACGGTGATTGCCAAACAGGCCGACCATGCCATCTGGACCAGAGGATATGACGAAGGACTTCTATCCTTATTAGAATCAGTCCCTGCTTCTCAAAACAACTTTATCATCCTTCATCTCATGGGCAGCCACTTCCGCTACGACAAGAGAGTCTCTCCAAGTTTTGCCCATGAACAGGGATGGACACCTTTATCAAAAAATCATAAAAAAGAATGGTACCGGCGTTCCTTATTCTACACGGATACGCTTCTCAAAAAAATCTATGAATACGGTACATCCTATCTCAATCTGCAGAGCATGATATATTGTTCCGACCATGGTGAAAAAGAGAGTCTCTCCAAGTTTTGCCCATGA
- a CDS encoding phosphoethanolamine transferase has protein sequence MNHSINHRSLIFFIAALFCHMGIAFGFRLTGQLEQRLFNEILLYGALAFSVTWALWKYHKTYLIHFIIILILYLLSVYLLRDFSNNGLAASEAIELGTSLFSLSALLGTAAVSLKHKFTHGVFLFLFYAGMIITAGIPLLGLGYGFISGGNALSSDLVLAVFQTNPREAIAFLEDQPLSRWAVAIFALFLFLFLEVKISHKMLQNASVQKWLPIVVTGALLILNIKSSVPRLHTYYLANTIVSTRRSLNSYKSYRKHQKERLDRLRNLTDLTILPEAKGTYVLIIGESASRDHMHAYGYERENTPWMDRMKEVPGTTLFKKAYANYCQTVPALTYALSGKNQYNDVNLEDAYSIIEIAKAAGYETYWLSNQARFSVAETPVSEMASTADHQIWLNGRSSSPTEANYPDKDLVSYLPDSIPDTPTLIVLHIMGNHGKYADRYPKNFEVFKGKGRRLDGYDNSILYVDSVLKSVFEKTSRYPNFKGFIYMPDHGEHPEDGRTHQPDKFTYQMVHIPLMIYLPPSNAASRPVLYETAKSHVASPWTNDLLYDAMIDLLGIQNAPFTSSAYSIFSPDYHMTRQNLLTQHGQKTLEDDPDQGSGK, from the coding sequence ATGAATCACTCTATCAACCATCGTTCTCTCATCTTCTTTATCGCTGCCCTGTTTTGTCACATGGGGATTGCTTTCGGGTTCCGCCTGACTGGTCAGCTGGAACAGCGGCTTTTTAATGAAATTTTGCTGTATGGTGCCCTTGCTTTTTCAGTCACGTGGGCGCTATGGAAATATCATAAAACCTATCTGATTCACTTTATTATCATTTTGATATTGTATCTGCTTTCTGTATATCTGCTCCGAGATTTTAGTAATAACGGTTTGGCGGCCAGTGAAGCCATTGAACTGGGAACGAGTCTCTTCAGTCTGTCTGCACTTCTAGGCACTGCTGCTGTCTCTTTAAAGCATAAATTTACGCATGGCGTATTTCTTTTTCTTTTTTATGCCGGCATGATCATCACGGCAGGTATTCCGCTTCTCGGCCTGGGGTACGGTTTTATCAGCGGCGGAAACGCGTTATCTTCCGACCTGGTTCTCGCCGTATTTCAGACAAACCCCAGGGAAGCCATTGCTTTTCTCGAAGACCAGCCGCTCTCACGCTGGGCTGTTGCCATTTTTGCTCTTTTTCTTTTTCTGTTTCTGGAAGTTAAGATTTCCCACAAGATGCTGCAAAATGCTTCGGTCCAGAAATGGCTTCCTATTGTCGTTACAGGTGCACTTCTCATACTAAATATCAAATCTTCCGTACCAAGACTCCATACCTATTATCTTGCTAATACAATAGTCAGCACCCGTCGCTCGCTGAATTCGTACAAAAGCTATCGTAAGCATCAGAAGGAGCGTCTCGACAGGCTCCGGAATTTAACTGATCTCACCATTCTGCCGGAAGCAAAAGGAACCTATGTGCTTATCATCGGTGAATCTGCTTCCCGTGATCATATGCACGCCTATGGCTATGAAAGAGAAAATACGCCTTGGATGGACCGGATGAAAGAGGTCCCGGGTACGACCTTATTCAAAAAAGCGTACGCCAATTATTGTCAGACCGTCCCAGCCCTCACTTATGCCCTCAGCGGCAAAAATCAATACAATGACGTCAATCTTGAAGATGCCTATTCCATCATCGAAATCGCTAAAGCAGCCGGCTATGAAACATATTGGCTCAGCAATCAGGCCCGTTTCAGTGTAGCTGAAACTCCGGTATCTGAAATGGCCTCTACGGCTGACCACCAAATCTGGCTGAACGGCAGGTCCTCCTCTCCGACAGAAGCGAATTATCCCGATAAAGACCTTGTTTCCTATTTACCTGATTCTATACCGGATACACCCACACTGATTGTCCTCCATATCATGGGAAACCATGGAAAATATGCGGACCGCTATCCGAAAAATTTTGAAGTATTTAAAGGAAAGGGGCGCCGCCTCGACGGTTATGACAATTCAATACTCTACGTCGATTCGGTACTGAAGAGTGTTTTTGAAAAAACAAGCCGGTATCCAAATTTCAAAGGATTCATCTATATGCCGGATCACGGAGAACATCCGGAAGATGGGCGTACTCATCAGCCGGACAAATTTACCTACCAAATGGTTCACATCCCCCTTATGATTTATCTGCCCCCGTCTAATGCCGCAAGCCGTCCGGTACTTTACGAAACTGCAAAAAGTCATGTCGCATCTCCATGGACAAACGATTTACTTTATGATGCTATGATAGATCTTCTGGGTATCCAAAATGCACCTTTTACATCATCAGCCTACAGTATTTTCTCCCCTGATTACCACATGACCCGTCAAAATCTCCTTACGCAGCACGGTCAAAAGACGTTAGAAGATGATCCCGACCAGGGATCAGGAAAATAA
- a CDS encoding NAD-dependent epimerase: protein MNIHSQSEKECVILEALDQKKILITGAAGFIGYHLSKRVLAHGGRVHGLDNMNAYYDVQLKKDRLKQLETYPGFSFTEGDLSHKETVDEIFKTFQPDIVVNLAAQAGVRYSIDHPREYIDSNIIGFFNILEACRYAKPEHLIFASSSSVYGNQQKTPFSTTDPVDHPISLYAATKKSDELMAYTYSHLYGIPATGLRFFTVYGPFGRPDMAYFKFANKIMKDEPITIYNHGDMYRDFTFVDDIVTGVENMLLHPPVNGFGGDPYKIYNIGNNKPVKLMTFIETLEKVLGRTAKKEYLPMQPGDVYQTYADVTDLEKDFGFKPATTIEQGLKKFAQWYKAYYGIE, encoded by the coding sequence ATGAATATTCACAGTCAGAGTGAAAAGGAGTGTGTCATTTTGGAAGCTCTCGACCAGAAAAAGATTTTGATCACCGGTGCGGCCGGTTTTATCGGGTATCATCTCTCAAAACGGGTTTTGGCTCATGGCGGCAGGGTTCATGGCCTGGATAATATGAACGCCTATTATGATGTGCAGCTCAAAAAGGATCGTTTGAAGCAATTGGAAACGTATCCCGGGTTCTCCTTTACGGAAGGCGACTTGAGCCATAAGGAAACCGTAGATGAGATTTTTAAGACCTTCCAGCCGGATATCGTGGTGAATTTGGCCGCTCAGGCAGGGGTACGTTACAGCATTGATCATCCGAGAGAATACATTGACTCCAATATCATTGGCTTTTTCAACATTCTGGAGGCTTGCCGGTATGCCAAACCGGAACATCTGATTTTTGCTTCCAGTTCCTCGGTTTACGGCAATCAGCAAAAGACACCGTTTTCCACGACAGATCCGGTGGACCATCCGATCAGCCTCTATGCAGCTACCAAAAAGTCCGATGAACTGATGGCTTATACATACAGTCATTTGTATGGAATTCCGGCTACGGGACTGCGTTTCTTTACGGTTTATGGTCCGTTTGGACGTCCTGATATGGCGTATTTTAAATTTGCTAATAAAATCATGAAGGATGAGCCCATTACGATTTACAACCATGGGGATATGTACCGTGATTTCACTTTTGTAGATGATATCGTAACCGGTGTTGAGAATATGCTGCTCCATCCTCCGGTAAACGGCTTTGGGGGAGATCCGTATAAGATTTATAACATTGGTAATAATAAACCTGTGAAGCTCATGACCTTTATTGAGACTTTGGAAAAGGTACTGGGCAGGACAGCAAAGAAGGAATATCTTCCGATGCAGCCCGGCGATGTGTATCAGACGTATGCCGATGTGACGGATTTGGAAAAAGATTTTGGTTTCAAACCGGCTACGACCATTGAACAGGGCCTCAAGAAGTTTGCCCAGTGGTATAAGGCTTATTACGGGATTGAATAA
- a CDS encoding DUF488 family protein, with amino-acid sequence MTAPEVQIRTERIYAPSLDPSETRILVDRLWPRGVKKESVPIWAKEIAPSRELHNWYKAHNNDFAGFRDRYRKELIANPETEKFIVYCRKQLHKGPIILCYARKDDIHNNAAVLREFLLEKLSETAE; translated from the coding sequence ATGACAGCGCCTGAAGTACAAATCCGGACGGAGCGCATCTACGCTCCGTCCCTGGATCCTTCCGAAACCAGGATTCTGGTCGACCGGCTCTGGCCGCGCGGCGTGAAAAAAGAATCCGTACCCATCTGGGCCAAAGAGATTGCACCCTCTCGTGAGCTGCACAACTGGTACAAAGCGCACAACAACGATTTTGCCGGATTTCGCGACCGTTACCGGAAAGAACTCATTGCCAATCCCGAAACAGAAAAGTTCATTGTGTACTGCAGGAAGCAGCTGCACAAGGGCCCAATAATTCTTTGCTATGCCAGAAAAGATGACATTCATAACAACGCTGCCGTTTTGCGTGAATTTCTTTTGGAGAAGTTAAGCGAGACAGCAGAATAA
- a CDS encoding ferredoxin produces the protein MKYHVNESCIGCTLCTGTCPAVFSMGPDGKAVAAETVPAGEEAAAQEAMEGCPVGAIEKAEE, from the coding sequence ATGAAGTATCATGTCAATGAAAGTTGTATCGGCTGCACGCTGTGCACGGGAACCTGCCCGGCTGTGTTCTCCATGGGCCCTGATGGCAAGGCTGTCGCCGCAGAGACAGTTCCTGCCGGTGAAGAAGCTGCCGCACAGGAAGCTATGGAAGGCTGCCCTGTAGGCGCTATCGAAAAGGCAGAAGAATGA
- a CDS encoding alanine:cation symporter family protein, translating into MSQILTTLDDVLYYPILIIVLLVAGVYFTLRTGFVQFRWFGQSIKVVMEKPEKEGSISSFQALMVSTASRVGTGNIVGISTALCLGGFGSVFWMWVIAMIGSATAFIESTLAQVYKRRDANGDSYGGPAYYIETALHNKTLACAFAIALIVTYAGGFNLLASYNLQSTFSVYSFYDKGTTPWVIGGILALLVGYCIMGGGKRVVHVTGTLVPIMGVLYVLLSLAIIIMHIGELPHVLGLVFSDAFNFQKIMGGVSASCLMYGVKRGLYSNEAGVGSAPNAAASADVSHPAQQGLVQMLSVFIDTVLCTCTAMICMFSGVTPTKELAGAPFVQQATQVDFGAFGPVLITVAMVLFAFTTLLGNLFYVDNCLAYLKGKTPSPGFMKVYRIIAALVIFVGAGMSMDNAWAAADITMAFMCLTNIPSIMALGGTAFAVMKDYGRQLAEGKKPVFKAKNIGLDESNLDYWK; encoded by the coding sequence ATGTCACAAATTCTCACCACCCTGGATGATGTTCTCTATTATCCTATTCTGATCATCGTCCTCCTCGTTGCCGGTGTGTACTTTACGCTGCGAACAGGCTTCGTACAGTTCCGCTGGTTCGGCCAAAGCATCAAGGTCGTTATGGAAAAACCGGAAAAAGAAGGTTCCATTTCTTCCTTCCAGGCCTTGATGGTTTCCACAGCATCCCGTGTAGGTACCGGCAACATCGTCGGCATCTCCACAGCCCTGTGTCTCGGCGGTTTCGGTTCCGTTTTCTGGATGTGGGTCATTGCTATGATTGGCAGTGCCACCGCCTTTATTGAAAGTACCCTGGCTCAGGTCTATAAACGGAGAGATGCCAATGGCGACAGCTATGGCGGTCCTGCCTACTACATTGAAACGGCGCTGCATAACAAGACGCTGGCCTGTGCTTTTGCAATTGCTCTGATTGTAACCTATGCGGGCGGCTTTAACCTGCTGGCTTCCTACAATCTGCAGTCCACGTTCTCCGTTTACAGTTTCTATGACAAGGGTACGACTCCCTGGGTCATCGGCGGAATCCTGGCTCTGTTGGTTGGCTACTGCATCATGGGCGGCGGCAAACGTGTTGTTCACGTAACGGGTACCCTCGTTCCTATCATGGGTGTTCTGTACGTACTGCTTTCCCTTGCCATCATTATTATGCACATCGGCGAGCTGCCTCACGTGCTCGGACTGGTATTTTCCGATGCCTTCAACTTCCAGAAGATTATGGGCGGTGTCAGTGCCTCCTGCCTGATGTACGGCGTAAAACGTGGCCTGTACTCCAACGAAGCCGGTGTTGGTTCCGCACCTAACGCGGCTGCTTCTGCCGATGTATCCCACCCGGCTCAGCAGGGCCTTGTACAGATGCTTTCCGTATTTATCGATACGGTGCTCTGCACCTGCACCGCTATGATCTGCATGTTCTCCGGTGTAACACCTACCAAGGAACTGGCCGGTGCTCCGTTCGTGCAGCAAGCTACACAGGTTGACTTCGGTGCCTTCGGTCCTGTCCTGATTACCGTAGCCATGGTACTCTTTGCGTTCACGACCCTTCTGGGCAACCTGTTCTACGTAGACAACTGCCTGGCTTACCTTAAAGGGAAGACCCCTTCCCCCGGTTTCATGAAAGTTTACCGCATTATTGCGGCTCTCGTTATCTTCGTCGGTGCCGGAATGTCCATGGATAACGCCTGGGCTGCTGCAGATATCACGATGGCCTTCATGTGCCTGACCAACATTCCTTCCATCATGGCCCTCGGCGGTACGGCATTTGCCGTCATGAAAGACTATGGCCGTCAGCTCGCAGAAGGAAAGAAACCGGTCTTCAAAGCAAAGAATATCGGTTTGGATGAGAGCAATCTCGACTATTGGAAGTAA
- the tig gene encoding trigger factor has protein sequence MSVSVERNGNDATLKITLTTEEVAEGFKKAVARVNKQVTIPGFRKGKAPRRVLEIHVGKDAIKDEAFQILANGEYRKAIEENKLMPVADPELKEQKFEEGQPMEVTLLVTLRPEPELGEYKNLDVAKNVKKITDKDVDEALEALQKRAAKLVAAPEGKKLEKGDMATIDFTGTIDGKPFEGGEGKGYPLEIGSGAFIPGFEDQLIGVGKGESKDVNVTFPEDYMAKELAGKAAVFKVDVKDIKVREIPEVTDELVAANSDSKTVEEYRKKTAERMQKAEDDRAEEQYRRDLLNKAIENAKFEVPQVMVDQRANQMMDELAMNLEAHKMSLPMYLQYLGKDVKTYRDEQKPAALENIKTDLVLDAIAEKEGLKVSEEEAVAEMQQIADAQGATLRQVQKIIKDNNSVGILLSNILRRKAAQVIFDNAKGAEKKEETKTEETKTEEAKEDK, from the coding sequence ATGAGCGTCTCTGTAGAAAGAAATGGAAATGATGCAACCCTGAAGATTACCCTGACGACAGAGGAAGTTGCTGAAGGCTTTAAAAAGGCAGTTGCCAGAGTTAACAAGCAAGTAACGATCCCTGGCTTCAGAAAGGGCAAGGCTCCCCGCCGCGTCCTTGAAATCCATGTAGGTAAGGATGCTATCAAAGACGAGGCTTTCCAGATTCTGGCAAATGGAGAATATAGAAAAGCAATCGAAGAAAACAAACTGATGCCTGTTGCTGATCCTGAACTGAAGGAACAAAAGTTCGAAGAAGGCCAGCCGATGGAAGTAACGCTGCTCGTCACGCTGCGTCCGGAACCGGAACTGGGCGAATATAAGAATCTTGACGTTGCTAAGAACGTAAAGAAGATTACCGACAAGGACGTTGACGAAGCTCTGGAAGCTCTGCAAAAGCGTGCAGCTAAGCTGGTTGCCGCTCCGGAAGGTAAAAAGCTGGAAAAGGGCGACATGGCTACGATTGACTTCACCGGTACTATTGATGGGAAACCTTTTGAAGGCGGCGAAGGTAAGGGCTATCCCCTGGAAATCGGCAGCGGTGCCTTCATTCCTGGTTTCGAAGATCAGCTGATTGGTGTCGGCAAGGGCGAATCCAAGGATGTCAATGTAACCTTCCCGGAAGATTACATGGCTAAAGAACTGGCCGGCAAAGCAGCTGTTTTCAAAGTGGATGTCAAGGACATTAAGGTTCGTGAAATCCCGGAAGTTACGGACGAACTTGTTGCTGCCAACTCCGACAGCAAGACTGTTGAAGAATATCGTAAGAAGACGGCTGAACGGATGCAAAAAGCTGAAGATGACCGTGCTGAAGAGCAGTACAGACGTGACCTGCTCAACAAGGCTATCGAAAATGCTAAGTTTGAAGTTCCGCAAGTCATGGTAGATCAGAGAGCGAACCAGATGATGGATGAACTGGCTATGAACCTGGAAGCTCATAAGATGAGCCTGCCGATGTACCTGCAGTATCTGGGCAAGGATGTCAAGACCTATCGCGACGAACAGAAGCCGGCTGCTTTGGAAAACATCAAGACGGATCTGGTTCTCGATGCAATTGCTGAAAAAGAAGGCCTGAAGGTTTCCGAAGAGGAAGCTGTAGCTGAAATGCAGCAGATTGCCGATGCTCAAGGTGCTACGCTGAGACAAGTTCAGAAGATTATCAAGGACAATAACTCCGTAGGTATTCTTTTGAGCAACATTCTGCGCCGCAAAGCCGCTCAGGTTATTTTCGACAATGCCAAGGGCGCTGAAAAGAAAGAAGAAACCAAGACCGAAGAAACCAAGACTGAAGAAGCTAAGGAAGATAAGTAA
- the clpP gene encoding ATP-dependent Clp endopeptidase proteolytic subunit ClpP: MSYVPIVVEQTSKGERSYDIYSRLLKDRIIFVTGEIEDHMADLIIAQLLFLESEDPDKDIHLYINSPGGSVSAGLAIYDTMQYIRPDVSTICVGMAASMASVLLAAGKKGKRFALPHSRVMIHQPLGGAQGQASDIAIHAREILRIREEMNQILSQHTGQSPEKIQADTERDYFMTAEEAKAYGLVDEVVIPAAVR, encoded by the coding sequence GTGAGCTATGTCCCCATTGTCGTCGAACAGACCAGCAAGGGTGAGCGGAGCTATGATATTTATTCCCGGCTCCTTAAGGACCGTATCATCTTTGTGACCGGTGAAATTGAAGATCACATGGCTGATTTGATCATTGCCCAGCTGCTGTTCCTGGAATCAGAAGACCCGGACAAGGACATCCATCTCTACATCAACAGCCCCGGCGGCAGTGTAAGCGCCGGCCTGGCTATTTATGATACCATGCAGTATATCCGGCCGGACGTATCCACGATTTGCGTGGGTATGGCTGCCTCCATGGCGTCAGTCCTGCTTGCTGCAGGTAAAAAGGGCAAACGCTTTGCTCTGCCGCATTCCCGCGTGATGATTCATCAGCCGCTGGGAGGCGCTCAGGGACAAGCTTCGGATATTGCAATCCATGCTCGTGAAATCCTGCGCATTCGGGAAGAGATGAACCAGATCCTGTCCCAGCATACGGGTCAGAGTCCGGAAAAAATTCAGGCGGATACGGAAAGGGATTATTTTATGACCGCTGAAGAAGCAAAGGCTTATGGCCTTGTGGATGAGGTTGTCATCCCCGCCGCTGTTCGCTAA